The following are from one region of the Streptomyces decoyicus genome:
- a CDS encoding MurR/RpiR family transcriptional regulator, with protein MTPTQRRIAHCMVRRAADAPFLSSVELAELAGVSQPSVTRFAVALGFDGYPALRRHLREVAPTDKPGDTGSYNEYQQAVQAEIDNLRRLAAVLADPSPVSEAGRLLAASRPLPVLGLRAATAQAAGFSYFARKVHPDVRLLDEGGTMLADRIDAAVRAGASALLCFALPRHPREVVDALDYARTAGLTVVTVADSAFAPVAHHTDLLLPAPVGTGLAFDTACAPMLLGRVLLEAMCDALPDAQARLEEFDAGAAARGLFVE; from the coding sequence CTGACGCCCACCCAGCGCCGGATCGCCCACTGCATGGTGCGCCGGGCCGCCGATGCCCCCTTCCTCTCCAGCGTCGAACTCGCCGAACTGGCCGGCGTCAGCCAGCCGTCCGTCACCCGCTTCGCCGTCGCCCTCGGCTTCGACGGCTACCCGGCGCTGCGCCGCCATCTGCGCGAGGTCGCACCCACCGACAAGCCCGGCGACACCGGCTCCTACAACGAGTACCAGCAGGCCGTCCAGGCGGAGATCGACAACCTCCGCCGGCTCGCCGCCGTCCTCGCCGACCCGTCGCCGGTGAGCGAGGCGGGCCGCCTCCTCGCCGCTTCCCGGCCGCTCCCCGTCCTCGGCCTGCGCGCCGCCACCGCCCAGGCCGCCGGCTTCAGCTACTTCGCCCGCAAGGTCCACCCCGACGTCCGCCTCCTGGACGAGGGCGGCACGATGCTCGCCGACCGCATCGACGCCGCCGTCCGGGCCGGCGCAAGCGCCCTGCTCTGCTTCGCCCTGCCCCGTCACCCCCGTGAGGTCGTCGACGCCCTCGACTACGCCCGCACGGCCGGGCTGACCGTCGTCACCGTCGCCGACAGCGCCTTCGCCCCCGTCGCCCACCACACCGACCTGCTCCTCCCGGCCCCCGTCGGCACCGGCCTGGCCTTCGACACCGCCTGCGCCCCCATGCTCCTGGGCCGCGTCCTGCTGGAAGCGATGTGCGACGCCCTGCCGGACGCCCAGGCCCGCCTGGAGGAGTTCGACGCGGGCGCGGCGGCGCGGGGGTTGTTCGTGGAGTGA
- a CDS encoding aromatic amino acid ammonia-lyase has translation MLDNGPRTGRRITLDGTGLHTDGIAALAERTAHPTAPDPKAFARAEESWETARRLAATGRVYGRSTGVGANRTEDVGAADADHGLRLLRSHAGAIGDPLPAREVRAMLAVRANQLLAGGAGLNPAVITSLLEALDAGAHPVVNEHGAVGTGDLAALAQTGLALAGEHPWHCAPGGRAPAPIALDNNDALALISSNALTLGQSALALDELRRLLAASLPVAALSLLAVGGSYEPFAEPVMLARPHPGSAAAATRLRTLSGVPPRPAPPLGRIQDPYGFRCIPQIHGPALDAADTLDEVLTVEVNAAAENPLISIEDQAAYHHGNFYAAHAVLALDTFRLAVLQTARLSTARLAALSEPDFTRLRPFLGDAAPASSGVMILEYAAGAALGEMRAVSHPASLGHAVLSRGVEEQASFASLGARQTLRSCTYYRQILACELVAAIRALRMRSLEPDPGLPLATAYALAADALDPRMEDRPLTDDVAVASGLLDGLAEL, from the coding sequence ATGCTGGACAACGGTCCCCGCACCGGCCGGCGCATCACACTCGACGGCACCGGTCTGCACACCGACGGCATCGCCGCCCTCGCGGAGCGCACCGCCCACCCCACGGCCCCCGACCCCAAGGCCTTCGCCCGCGCCGAGGAATCCTGGGAGACCGCCCGCCGCCTCGCCGCCACCGGCCGGGTCTACGGGCGCAGCACCGGCGTCGGCGCCAACCGTACGGAGGACGTCGGGGCCGCCGACGCCGACCACGGACTGCGGCTGCTGCGCAGCCACGCCGGCGCGATCGGCGACCCGCTGCCCGCCCGCGAGGTCCGCGCCATGCTCGCCGTACGCGCCAACCAGCTGCTGGCCGGCGGCGCCGGCCTCAACCCCGCCGTCATCACCTCCCTCCTCGAAGCGCTGGACGCCGGCGCCCACCCCGTCGTCAACGAACACGGCGCCGTCGGCACCGGAGACCTGGCCGCCCTCGCCCAGACCGGCCTCGCGCTGGCCGGCGAACACCCCTGGCACTGTGCGCCGGGCGGCCGGGCCCCCGCCCCCATCGCCCTCGACAACAACGACGCCCTCGCCCTGATCAGCAGCAACGCCCTCACCCTCGGACAGTCCGCGCTCGCCCTCGACGAACTGCGCCGGCTCCTGGCCGCCTCCCTCCCCGTCGCCGCGCTCTCCCTCCTCGCGGTCGGCGGTTCGTACGAGCCCTTCGCCGAGCCGGTGATGCTCGCCCGCCCGCACCCCGGCTCCGCGGCCGCCGCCACCCGGCTGCGCACCCTCTCCGGCGTCCCGCCCCGACCGGCCCCGCCCCTCGGCCGCATCCAGGACCCGTACGGCTTCCGCTGCATCCCGCAGATCCACGGCCCGGCACTGGACGCCGCCGACACCCTCGACGAGGTGCTGACGGTCGAGGTGAACGCCGCCGCCGAGAACCCCCTGATCAGCATCGAGGACCAGGCCGCCTACCACCACGGCAACTTCTACGCCGCGCATGCCGTGCTCGCCCTGGACACCTTCCGGCTGGCGGTGCTCCAGACCGCCCGGCTGTCCACCGCCCGGCTCGCCGCGCTCTCCGAGCCCGACTTCACCCGGCTGCGGCCCTTCCTCGGCGACGCGGCGCCCGCCAGCTCCGGCGTGATGATCCTCGAATACGCGGCCGGTGCGGCGCTCGGCGAGATGCGCGCGGTCTCCCACCCGGCCTCGCTCGGCCACGCCGTGCTCTCCCGCGGGGTCGAGGAACAGGCCAGCTTCGCCTCCCTCGGCGCCCGCCAGACCCTGCGGTCCTGCACGTACTACCGCCAGATCCTCGCCTGCGAACTGGTCGCCGCCATACGGGCGTTGCGGATGCGCTCCCTGGAACCCGACCCCGGCCTCCCCCTCGCCACCGCCTACGCCCTCGCCGCCGACGCCCTCGACCCGCGGATGGAGGACCGCCCGCTGACCGACGACGTGGCGGTGGCATCGGGGCTGCTGGACGGGCTGGCGGAGCTGTGA
- a CDS encoding ABC transporter ATP-binding protein, which translates to MIKFDAVSKRYPNGTTAVDELSLDLPEGGVTVLVGSSGCGKTTTLRMVNRMVEPTSGTISVGGHDILEADAAELRRGIGYVIQQSGLFPHRTILDNIATVPLLLGWGKRKARARAAELLELVGLPADSGKRYPHQLSGGQQQRVGVARALAADPPVLLMDEPFGAVDPVVRAQLQNELLRLQEELRKTVVFVTHDIDEAVRLGDRIAVFRTGGRLVQCAEPAELLARPADDFVADFLGAERGLKLLSLTTLADVPYAPGQVIRADEPVGKISRNGDRWRLVTSPRGEPLGWLDTDALPAGGTAGEAPLEAVRPLRDTDSLLSALNEAVSSPAAAIARVTADGLLAGLTSRDAIHDRAGRSHAEAGRAAAAGDTDPETPGSETPGSETPGSETPGSETPGSEDANGDANGDAAGGPAPRKTASATERPA; encoded by the coding sequence ATGATCAAGTTCGACGCAGTCAGCAAGCGATACCCGAATGGCACCACCGCCGTGGACGAGCTGTCCCTTGACCTCCCTGAGGGCGGTGTCACCGTCCTCGTCGGCTCGTCGGGCTGCGGCAAGACCACCACCCTGCGGATGGTCAACCGCATGGTCGAGCCGACGTCCGGCACGATCAGCGTCGGCGGCCACGACATCCTGGAGGCGGACGCCGCAGAGCTGCGCCGCGGTATCGGTTATGTGATCCAGCAGTCCGGTCTCTTCCCTCACCGTACGATCCTGGACAACATCGCGACGGTCCCCCTGCTCCTGGGCTGGGGCAAGCGCAAGGCCCGCGCCCGCGCCGCCGAGCTGCTGGAGCTGGTCGGCCTGCCCGCCGACTCGGGCAAGCGCTATCCGCACCAGCTCTCCGGCGGCCAGCAGCAGCGCGTCGGCGTCGCCCGCGCACTCGCCGCCGACCCGCCCGTCCTGCTGATGGACGAGCCCTTCGGCGCGGTCGACCCGGTCGTCCGCGCCCAGCTCCAGAACGAGCTGCTGCGGCTCCAGGAGGAACTGCGCAAGACCGTCGTCTTCGTGACCCACGACATCGACGAGGCGGTCCGGCTGGGCGACCGGATCGCGGTCTTCCGCACCGGCGGCCGGCTCGTCCAGTGCGCCGAGCCCGCCGAGCTGCTGGCCCGCCCCGCCGATGACTTCGTCGCCGACTTCCTGGGCGCCGAGCGCGGGCTCAAGCTGCTCTCGCTCACCACCCTGGCGGACGTTCCGTACGCGCCCGGCCAGGTGATACGCGCGGACGAGCCGGTCGGCAAGATATCCCGCAACGGCGACCGCTGGCGCCTGGTGACCTCCCCGCGCGGGGAGCCGCTGGGGTGGCTGGACACCGATGCGCTGCCCGCCGGCGGGACGGCCGGCGAGGCACCCCTGGAGGCCGTACGGCCGCTGCGCGACACCGATTCGCTGCTCTCGGCGCTCAACGAGGCGGTCTCCTCCCCCGCCGCCGCCATCGCCCGCGTCACCGCGGACGGGCTGCTGGCGGGCCTCACCTCCCGTGACGCCATCCACGACCGGGCGGGCCGCAGCCATGCGGAGGCGGGCCGGGCGGCGGCCGCCGGGGACACCGACCCCGAGACGCCCGGTTCCGAGACGCCCGGTTCCGAGACGCCCGGTTCCGAGACGCCCGGTTCCGAGACGCCCGGTTCCGAGGACGCAAACGGGGACGCAAACGGGGACGCCGCCGGGGGCCCCGCGCCCCGTAAGACCGCCTCCGCGACGGAGCGCCCCGCATGA
- a CDS encoding ABC transporter permease, translating to MTVEWGWFPDHADQMARLTADHLATAVPAVLLGLLIALPLAVLAHRVRPLRGFILGASNILYTIPSLAFFVLLLPVTGLTRTTAIVGLTAYTLVVLVRNTVEGLDAVPVKAREASKAMGTKPLRTLLTVELPLALPVIMAGIRVATVMSISLVSVASYIGYGGLGQLFTDGFQRNFPTPVIAGVALTLLLALVADALLVTVQWLCTPWRRGTPRQRTSLWRKAA from the coding sequence ATGACCGTCGAATGGGGCTGGTTCCCCGACCACGCCGATCAGATGGCCCGGCTGACCGCGGACCACCTCGCCACCGCCGTGCCCGCCGTCCTCCTCGGGCTGCTGATCGCGCTGCCGCTGGCGGTCCTCGCCCACCGGGTACGGCCGCTGCGCGGCTTCATCCTCGGCGCGTCCAACATCCTCTACACCATCCCCTCCCTCGCCTTCTTCGTCCTCCTCCTGCCGGTCACCGGTCTCACCCGCACCACGGCGATCGTCGGTCTGACCGCATACACGCTGGTCGTGCTGGTGCGGAACACCGTCGAGGGCCTGGACGCGGTCCCGGTCAAGGCCCGTGAGGCGTCGAAGGCGATGGGGACCAAGCCGCTGCGGACCCTGCTCACCGTCGAGCTGCCGCTCGCCCTCCCGGTGATCATGGCGGGCATACGGGTCGCCACCGTCATGTCCATCTCCCTGGTCAGTGTGGCGAGTTACATCGGATACGGCGGCCTCGGCCAGCTCTTCACCGACGGCTTCCAGCGCAACTTCCCCACCCCGGTCATCGCCGGTGTGGCCCTGACCCTGCTGCTCGCCCTGGTCGCCGACGCGCTGCTGGTGACCGTTCAGTGGCTGTGCACCCCCTGGCGGCGCGGTACCCCCCGGCAGCGCACCTCTCTGTGGCGGAAGGCAGCGTGA
- a CDS encoding ABC transporter permease, producing the protein MLELLKNLLSWLTSPAQWSGPEGIAARVLEHLEYSVLATLAAAVIALPIGLLIGHTGRGAFLAVNLSSFGRALPTVGLVTLVFLAGGLSVWPVYVSLVALAVPVIITNTYAGMAAVDPEVKDAAKGVGLRGRQVLWQVELPLALPLIMTGVRLATVQVVATATIAAYVSFGGLGRYVFDGLAQRDLVQVLGGAALVAVLAVAADLALGGLTRLLFRGRPATAR; encoded by the coding sequence ATGCTCGAACTCCTGAAGAACCTCCTCTCCTGGCTGACCAGCCCGGCCCAGTGGTCCGGTCCCGAGGGCATCGCCGCCCGCGTCCTGGAGCACCTGGAGTACTCGGTGCTCGCCACCCTCGCCGCGGCCGTGATCGCGCTGCCCATCGGCCTGCTCATCGGGCACACCGGCCGCGGCGCCTTCCTCGCCGTCAACCTCTCCTCCTTCGGCCGGGCGCTGCCCACCGTCGGCCTGGTGACCCTGGTGTTCCTCGCGGGCGGGCTGAGCGTGTGGCCGGTGTATGTGTCGCTGGTGGCGCTCGCCGTGCCCGTGATCATCACCAATACGTACGCGGGGATGGCCGCCGTCGACCCCGAGGTCAAGGACGCCGCCAAGGGCGTGGGGCTGCGCGGCCGGCAGGTCCTCTGGCAGGTCGAACTGCCGCTCGCGCTCCCGCTGATCATGACCGGCGTACGGCTGGCGACCGTGCAGGTCGTTGCCACCGCCACCATCGCCGCCTATGTCAGCTTCGGCGGGCTGGGCCGCTATGTCTTCGACGGGCTGGCGCAGCGCGACCTGGTGCAGGTCCTCGGCGGTGCGGCCCTGGTCGCCGTGCTCGCCGTCGCCGCCGACCTGGCCCTGGGCGGCCTCACCCGGCTGCTGTTCCGCGGCCGCCCGGCCACCGCCCGCTGA
- a CDS encoding ABC transporter substrate-binding protein: MNRRTALTTLLAGASAPLLAACSSGITSLKGDGAGGDSGSSSGGLVIGTANFTENQILGYLYAGVLNAAGVKTTVKPNLGSREIVVPALRSGDIDLLPEYQGSLLLYLDKKATETEAGAMQNALATVLPDGLEVLPYAAAEDRDSFAVTRATADRYGLKTLSDLRKANGKLVFGAAAEMKKRVVGVVGLKDQYGVEFKEFKALDSSGPLVKGALKKGDIDIANVFTTDVDTAENGWILLQDPQHLIPAQHIVPLIAARKADSKVRKALARLGNTLTTSHLTELNRLVDKEKQDPDRVADAWLKKHKLG; this comes from the coding sequence ATGAACCGTCGTACCGCCTTGACCACTCTGCTCGCCGGCGCCTCGGCCCCGCTGCTGGCCGCCTGTTCCTCCGGCATCACCTCCCTCAAGGGGGACGGCGCCGGCGGCGACAGCGGCAGCAGTAGCGGCGGACTGGTCATCGGCACCGCCAACTTCACCGAGAACCAGATCCTCGGCTACCTCTACGCGGGCGTGCTGAACGCCGCCGGGGTCAAGACCACCGTCAAGCCGAACCTCGGCTCCCGCGAGATCGTGGTCCCCGCACTGCGCTCCGGCGATATCGACCTGCTCCCCGAGTACCAGGGCAGCCTGCTGCTCTACCTCGACAAGAAGGCCACCGAGACCGAGGCGGGCGCGATGCAGAACGCGCTGGCCACGGTCCTCCCCGACGGCCTCGAAGTCCTCCCGTACGCGGCCGCCGAGGACCGCGACAGCTTCGCCGTGACCCGCGCGACCGCCGACCGCTACGGCCTCAAGACGCTCTCCGACCTGCGCAAGGCCAACGGGAAGCTGGTGTTCGGCGCGGCCGCCGAGATGAAGAAGCGGGTCGTCGGGGTCGTCGGTCTCAAGGACCAGTACGGCGTGGAATTCAAGGAGTTCAAGGCGCTGGACTCGTCCGGGCCGCTGGTCAAGGGCGCGCTGAAGAAGGGCGACATCGATATCGCCAATGTCTTCACCACCGACGTCGACACCGCGGAGAACGGCTGGATCCTGCTCCAGGACCCCCAGCACCTCATCCCCGCCCAGCACATCGTGCCGCTGATCGCCGCCCGCAAGGCCGACTCCAAGGTCCGCAAGGCCCTCGCCCGTCTGGGCAACACCCTCACCACCTCCCACCTCACCGAGCTCAACCGCCTCGTGGACAAGGAGAAGCAGGACCCGGACCGGGTGGCCGACGCCTGGCTGAAGAAGCACAAGCTGGGCTGA
- a CDS encoding sigma-70 family RNA polymerase sigma factor produces MDESTAADGAGRGAPQGEPADRLEAHRTELTGYCYRMLGSAFEAEDAVQETMVRAWRSYDRFEGRASLRSWLYRIATNVCLDLLKGSRRRARPMDLASPSSVDTPVGTGLPEATWIGPVPDQRVLASAEDPAETAVARESIRLAFIAALQRLAPRQRAVLILREVLSWSASEVAELLGSSVASVNSALQRARATLAASGETADEPPRPLDDAQQALLQRYVEAFERFDMDALTALLHEDSTLSMPPYELWLRGRDDILKWLLGPGCGCEGSHLVPVTANGRPAFGQYRADGEPWAVQVIETADGRITALQSFLDTERLFPLFGLPLRYGGPVMEGATDGAVASPGEGRPAGSRPAPSP; encoded by the coding sequence GTGGACGAAAGCACGGCGGCGGACGGTGCCGGGCGGGGCGCCCCGCAGGGGGAGCCGGCGGACCGGCTGGAGGCCCACCGTACCGAGCTGACCGGCTACTGCTACCGGATGCTGGGCTCGGCCTTCGAAGCCGAGGACGCCGTGCAGGAGACGATGGTGCGGGCCTGGCGGAGCTACGACCGGTTCGAGGGGCGGGCGTCCCTGCGGTCCTGGCTGTACCGGATCGCCACGAATGTCTGTCTGGACCTGCTCAAGGGCAGCCGGCGCCGGGCCCGGCCGATGGATCTCGCCTCTCCGTCGAGCGTGGACACCCCGGTCGGCACGGGACTGCCCGAGGCGACCTGGATCGGGCCCGTACCGGACCAGCGGGTGCTGGCGTCCGCGGAGGACCCGGCGGAGACCGCCGTCGCCCGGGAGTCGATCCGGCTCGCGTTCATCGCCGCGCTCCAGCGGCTGGCGCCCCGGCAGCGGGCGGTGCTGATCCTGCGGGAGGTGCTCAGCTGGTCGGCGAGCGAGGTCGCCGAGCTGCTGGGGAGCTCGGTCGCCTCGGTCAACAGCGCGCTCCAGCGGGCCCGCGCCACCCTCGCCGCGTCCGGCGAGACCGCCGACGAACCGCCGCGGCCCCTGGACGACGCACAGCAGGCGCTGCTCCAGCGCTATGTCGAGGCCTTCGAACGGTTCGACATGGACGCGCTCACGGCCCTGCTGCACGAGGACTCCACGCTGTCCATGCCGCCGTACGAGCTGTGGCTGCGCGGCCGCGACGACATCCTGAAGTGGCTGTTGGGGCCGGGCTGCGGCTGTGAGGGGTCGCATCTGGTGCCGGTCACGGCGAACGGCCGGCCGGCGTTCGGGCAGTACCGCGCCGACGGTGAGCCCTGGGCGGTCCAGGTCATCGAGACGGCGGACGGCCGGATCACCGCGCTCCAGTCGTTCCTGGACACCGAGCGGCTGTTCCCGCTGTTCGGACTGCCGCTCCGCTACGGAGGACCGGTCATGGAGGGGGCGACGGACGGGGCGGTGGCGTCCCCGGGGGAGGGGCGGCCGGCAGGATCTCGGCCAGCCCCGTCACCGTGA
- a CDS encoding LacI family DNA-binding transcriptional regulator produces the protein MARPNKRTTLREVAEATGLSTAAVSYALRGKHVSKETEERVRKAAADLGYEADPIARALASGRTSTVGVLAGDLQDLWQQQLMAAIGRELLAGDRYALILDAGGDPERELSLAKQLRDQRVDGLLVSPVDPSAEGWSKIADAVPVVSIGDALSRARTAGEVLFDNRAGIDAVLDYLRGLGHRRVTVLTPTGPSTPDRPADVYVREAADRLGIEVEVLPCPQELDAATAMARRVLANSPDGRRPAGLAPPTAVFCFSDSIAYGVYAAAAEASLTVGRDLSVVGFDDHPVSRVLTPPLTSVDWGLAAIAKEAARLAVAAIEGRRVRRKRILCAPRLSERGSAVAPRE, from the coding sequence ATGGCCAGGCCCAATAAGCGCACCACCCTCCGCGAGGTGGCCGAGGCCACCGGCCTCTCCACTGCAGCCGTCTCCTACGCGTTGCGCGGCAAGCACGTCTCCAAGGAAACCGAGGAGCGGGTGCGCAAGGCCGCCGCCGACCTCGGCTACGAGGCCGACCCGATTGCCCGCGCCCTCGCCAGCGGCCGTACGAGCACCGTCGGGGTGCTCGCCGGTGATCTCCAGGACCTGTGGCAGCAGCAGCTGATGGCGGCGATAGGGCGCGAGCTGCTGGCCGGCGACCGCTATGCGCTGATCCTCGACGCGGGCGGCGACCCCGAACGCGAGCTGTCCCTCGCCAAGCAACTGCGCGACCAGCGCGTGGACGGCCTCCTGGTCTCACCCGTCGATCCGTCCGCCGAGGGCTGGTCGAAGATCGCCGATGCCGTGCCGGTGGTCTCCATCGGCGACGCCCTGAGCCGGGCCCGTACGGCGGGCGAGGTGCTCTTCGACAACCGGGCCGGCATCGACGCCGTCCTGGACTACCTCCGCGGGCTGGGCCACCGCCGGGTCACCGTGCTGACCCCCACCGGCCCCTCCACCCCCGACCGCCCCGCCGACGTCTATGTCCGCGAGGCCGCCGACCGGCTCGGTATCGAGGTCGAAGTCCTGCCTTGCCCGCAGGAGTTGGACGCGGCGACCGCGATGGCCCGCCGGGTCCTGGCCAACAGCCCGGACGGCCGCCGTCCGGCCGGGCTCGCCCCGCCCACCGCCGTCTTCTGCTTCTCCGACTCCATCGCCTACGGCGTTTACGCGGCAGCCGCCGAGGCCTCCCTCACCGTCGGCCGTGACCTCTCCGTCGTCGGCTTCGACGACCACCCCGTCTCCCGGGTCCTCACCCCGCCCCTGACCTCCGTCGACTGGGGCCTGGCGGCCATCGCCAAGGAAGCCGCCCGCCTCGCCGTCGCCGCCATCGAGGGCCGCCGGGTCCGCCGCAAACGCATCCTGTGCGCCCCGCGCCTCTCGGAGCGCGGGTCGGCGGTGGCCCCGCGGGAGTGA
- a CDS encoding amidohydrolase family protein, with protein MPTDVHQHIWPPEFVALLRSRSAPPRLDGWTLHLPGEPPYAVDPADHDIAARARLARADGLDLALVSLSSPLGIEYLPPAQAAPLLAAFHDGALDLPAPFGVWASVCLSAPEPDAEALRRELARGCVGLQLPATALLDAAGWARCAPLLDAAAEQDAPLFIHPGPAPSADGDAPAWWPALVPYLQQLHASWFAFRAFGRPRHPDLRVCFAALAGLAPLHGERLVARGGGRDRGRVDCKAFYETSSYGTRAVDALVRATGIDVVVSGSDRPYADPVIPDLGAQAAVHALRTANPARLLGPTKGARP; from the coding sequence GTGCCCACCGACGTCCACCAGCACATCTGGCCGCCCGAGTTCGTCGCGCTGCTGCGGTCGCGCAGTGCGCCGCCGCGGCTGGACGGCTGGACGCTGCACCTGCCGGGCGAGCCCCCGTACGCCGTCGACCCCGCCGACCACGACATCGCGGCCCGCGCCCGGCTCGCGCGCGCCGACGGCCTCGATCTGGCCCTGGTGTCGCTCTCCAGCCCGCTCGGCATCGAATATCTGCCGCCCGCCCAGGCCGCCCCCCTGCTCGCCGCGTTCCACGACGGCGCACTGGACCTGCCCGCCCCCTTCGGCGTCTGGGCCTCGGTCTGCCTCTCCGCACCCGAGCCGGACGCCGAGGCGCTGCGGCGCGAGCTGGCCCGCGGCTGCGTGGGGCTCCAGCTCCCCGCCACCGCGCTGCTCGACGCCGCCGGGTGGGCGCGCTGCGCCCCGCTGCTGGACGCGGCCGCCGAGCAGGACGCACCGCTGTTCATCCACCCCGGCCCGGCGCCGTCCGCCGACGGGGACGCGCCCGCCTGGTGGCCCGCCCTGGTCCCCTACCTCCAGCAGCTGCACGCCTCCTGGTTCGCCTTCCGCGCCTTCGGCCGGCCGCGCCACCCGGATCTGCGGGTCTGCTTCGCGGCCCTGGCCGGACTGGCGCCACTGCACGGCGAGCGGCTGGTCGCCCGCGGCGGCGGCCGGGACCGGGGCCGGGTGGACTGCAAGGCGTTCTACGAGACGTCCTCCTACGGGACCCGTGCGGTCGATGCGCTCGTCCGGGCCACCGGCATCGATGTCGTCGTCAGCGGCAGCGACCGCCCCTATGCCGACCCCGTCATCCCCGACCTCGGCGCGCAGGCCGCCGTCCACGCCCTGCGTACCGCCAACCCGGCCCGCCTGCTGGGCCCGACGAAAGGAGCCCGCCCATGA
- a CDS encoding cysteine dioxygenase — MTYRTSLADTAREVPDGEEPFTALPERNLDKRELQALVDQLAIRPDLWREQVAFSDTERHYASLHRDEFVDVWLLCWTRQNDTGWHDHDISSGAVHVVQGVLTESNPRIGGEHLATAVGKGSSFSFGPDHIHRLTGASDDAVSVHAYSPPLWRLGQYDITGDGLMRRVSVSYADELRPMDGATAA; from the coding sequence ATGACGTACCGCACCTCCCTGGCCGACACCGCCCGCGAGGTCCCCGACGGCGAGGAGCCGTTCACCGCACTGCCCGAGCGCAACCTCGACAAGCGCGAGCTCCAGGCGCTGGTCGACCAGCTCGCCATCCGCCCGGACCTCTGGCGCGAACAGGTCGCGTTCTCCGACACCGAGCGCCACTACGCCTCCCTGCACCGCGACGAGTTCGTCGATGTCTGGCTGCTGTGCTGGACCCGGCAGAACGACACCGGCTGGCACGATCACGACATCTCCTCCGGAGCGGTCCATGTCGTCCAGGGCGTCCTGACCGAGTCCAACCCCCGCATCGGCGGCGAGCACCTGGCCACCGCGGTCGGCAAGGGCTCCTCCTTCTCCTTCGGCCCGGACCACATCCACCGGCTCACCGGCGCGAGTGACGATGCGGTGTCGGTGCATGCGTACTCACCGCCGCTGTGGCGGCTGGGCCAGTACGACATCACCGGGGACGGGCTGATGCGGCGGGTCTCGGTCTCGTACGCGGATGAGCTGCGGCCGATGGACGGGGCGACCGCGGCCTGA